In Hydrogenobacter sp., the DNA window TAACGGAGCATGTACCCATAAGAGACACTGTGTATTTTTATCATTACGCAAAAGAGAGGGGAGTGATCATAGTAGGTCCCACTTCCCTGGGCTGTATTGTACCGAGGATACCTGCAAGAATAGGAGCTATAGGTGGGAAAGATCCCTCCATAGCTTATGCGGACGGAGGGCTTGTGATCCTTTCCAAATCTGGTGGTCTTACCACAACAACTGCGGAGATGTTCAAAAGGAGGGGATGGGGTGTTTACATGGCTTTAGCTTTAGGTGGAGACGTAATATCTTGTACCACATTTGCTGATGCTATACAGAACATTGCGGACGATCCTAATGTAAAAGGTGTCATAATACAGGGAGAGGTGGGAGGATCTTACGAAGAGCAAGCAGCTGAAACCATACTGAGACTTTGGAAAGAAGGAAGATGGAACAAACCTGTTGCGGCTTTTGTAGCGGGCAGATTTCAGGAAAAAATGGAAGGTGTGTCTTTTGGACACGCTGGAGCTATAGTGGAAAGGGGTAAGGGCAAAGCTACAGATAAGATAAGGGCTTTCAGCGAAGTGGGAAAGATCACCGGTTTGGTAAAAGTTGCCGAATTTTACCACGATCTTGTGCATTGCATAGAGGAACTTGGTGTTCCGAGGGATTTTGAAGACACAACTCCAGAGGGAAAAGTCAAACCCCTTTACTCTACTATAGATGAAGAGACCTGCAGATTCAAGGCATAGGCTATAATGCTTTTTGATGGAGCTTGATTTAGAAAAGGGTACGGTTATACCCAAACTTAGGGAGTGGGAAAAAACTGCGTTTATATATGGCGGTGTAAATATAACCTACAAAGAACTTACGGAAAAGATAAAGTCTCTCGCTCACCTTTTGGATATAACGCCTGATGAGAGGATAATAATAATCTGTGAAAATCGCCCCGAATGGGTGTATACACTCTTTGCGGTATGGCAGAGAGGTGGTGTGGTAGTTCCTGTGGACTTTATGTCATCCCTTCAAGAGCTTGAGTACATATTGAGAGAGATAGAACCTTCTGCAATATTTTTCTCGGATACAACGCAAAATGTTGTCACTAAAGCTGTTGAGAACTTAGGTATATCACCACAACTTTTTAACTTTGATAGCATAGCCCCAGGTGAAAAAAAACTTGAGCGCTTTACTGTAAGATCTTTGCACGACACAGCTCTCATACTTTACACATCCGGAACTACTGGAGAACCAAAAGGTGTAATGCTAAGCTTTAAAAACATACTTTCCAATATAAAGGCTATAGAGAAGCTCAAAATAGCTACTGAGAGGGATATTACCCTCGCTCTGCTCCCTTTCCATCACTCTTATCCGCTTATGACTACTCTGCTCGTACCTCTGTACATAGGTGCAACAGTGGTATTTTTAGAAAAACCGAGTTCGGAGGAAATTATAAAGGCTTTGAGAGAACACAAAGTTACCATTCTGGTGGGGGTTCCCAGACTTTACCAGCTTCTGGAAAAGAGAATAAATGAGCGAATAAGTTCAAGTAGGCTGGCATCACTCTTTTTTAAGCTTTCAGGAAGCTTACCGAGATCCCTTAGAAAGATATTATTTTGGAAGGTTCACAAAAACCTGGGAGGACACTTAAGATTTTTAGTAAGCGGAGGTGCAAAACTGCCATTGGACACAGCTCGCTTTCTTGATAGACTTGGATTTACTGTTGTGGAAGGTTATGGGCTCACGGAAACATCTCCCATAGTATCCTTCAACCCTCCGTGGAGGATAAAGCTCGGCTCCGTAGGAGTCCCTATAGAGGAGGTTCACGTGAAGATCGAACATGATGGTGAGGTGCTCGTTCGTGGGGTCAACGTTATGCAAGGATATTTTAAAAAACCTGAAGAAACTAAGCAAGCTTTTAAGGACGGCTGGTTTCTCACTGGAGATTTAGGATACATGGATGAGGAAGGCTACCTATACATAACTGGCAGAAAAAAAGAGATTATAGTGCTTTCTGGAGGGAAAAACGTAAATCCTGAGGAGGTAGAAAACCTCCTCATGGGGAAGAGCGATGTGGTAAAAGATGTAGGAGTTTTAGAGGTAAACGGCTCTTTGCATGCGCTTGTGGTCCCAGATTTTGAAAAGGTAAAAGAGAGAGGCATTTTAAACATAAAAGAGTATATAAAGTGGAACGTTATAGATAAGGCAAACAGGGAACTTCCCGAATGGAAAAGAATAACAGGCTTTAAGTTGACAGATAAGGAACTTCCCAAAACAAGACTTGGGAAACTTAGAAGATTCCTACTGCCAAAGCTTTACATGTCTGTAGAATTCAAAGAAGAGAAAGAGAAAGTAGAAATACCATATACACAAGAGTGGGAAGTGCTATCCCAGTATCTTTTTAGGCTATCGGGTAAAAAACCGACTCCATCTGACCATATTGAGATAGATCTCGGTCTTGATTCCCTCGCAAAAGTTGAGCTTCTGAGTTTTATAGAGAACGCTTTTGGTGTAAGAGTGGAGGAAGAGGAACTTTCTTCTCACAGTATACTGTACCAGCTTGTAAACTTTATCTCTGAAAAGAAGGAAAAGATACAGATAGCGCATGTAAATTGGGAAAGTATCTTAAAATCTTCACTTCCTTACAAACTTGAGCATCATCCTGCAGTGTTTAAAATGGGACGCTTGCTTTTGCTTTTGTTTTTTAAGCTTTATAACCGGTTGGAAGTCAAAAATCCCCATTACCTACCCAACCCACCCTATATTTTAGCTCCCAACCACGCCAGCTACCTTGACGGCTTTGTTATGGCAAGCGCTTTGCCTGAGACTGTTGCTGAAGAAACATACTTTCTCGGAGAGGAGGGATACTTTAAAAGTCCTATAACATCTCTTTTTGGAAAACTGGCTCACGTCATAACGGTGAACTTGGACAAAAAGTTGAAGGAATCCCTTCAGAAAACCGCATGGGCGCTGAGACTTGGAAAAATTGTAGTGATATTCCCAGAAGGTGCGAGAACCCGTGACGGAAACCTATTACCCTTTAAGAAGGGTTTTGCCATACTCAGCAAAGAACTCGGTGTGCCTGTTGTACCTGTTGCCATCGTAGGAACCTACGAATCTATGTCGCTCAGAGACAGATTTCCCAAGCCTAAGAAAATAAAAGTGATCTTTGGTAAACCCATAAATCCAGAAGATAGAACTTATGAAGAGATAGTGGAGGAAACAAAAAGACAGGTAGAAGATCTTATCAAGGAAGAAAAGAGATGAGGCACACATATGTAAGGAGAGTTCATTTTTACGAGACGGACGCTCAAGGGATCGTCCACCACTCCAATTACTTCAGGTACTTTGAGGAAGCGAGAGGCGAATTACTTCGTAGTTTGGGGCTTCCTTACTCCGCACTTAGGAAAGAAGGCTACGAGGTGGTACTTCTTGAAGCATCATGCGAATTTAAAAAACCCTTATTGTACGATGAAGAGGTGCATATAGAGGTATCCCTTTCCCATATGGATAAATTTACCTTTTCCTTTGATTACAAAGTGAGTGCAGAGGGAAAATTGAGAGCTTTAGGTCATACGAGACATTGTATTCTCAAAAACTCAAAGATAATCTCACTGCCTGTTAAAATAAAGGAACGCTTAATAAGAAGGGAATAGGATTATGGAGGAGAATTTTCTAAAAAGACGGGCTTACAAGATAGTTTTTCTTTTCGGTTTGGTCAGTCTTTTCGCTGATGTGACCTACGAGGGTGCGAGAGGTGTAATAGGTCCTTACTTGTCCCTTTTAGGTGCTTCAGCCTTTGCGGTGAGTTTTATTGCCGGTTTAGGCGAATTTATCGGGTACGCTCTGAGATTAGTCTTTGGTTACCTTGCGGATAGAACAGGTTTTTATTGGGGGATCACCATAACGGGTTATGCTATAAATCTCCTTGCGGTACCTCTTCTGGCTGTAGTTCCAGACTGGTATTGGGCGAGTTTTTTGCTTCTCCTTGAGAGGGCGGGAAAGTCAATAAGGGCACCATCAAGGGACGCTCTTCTGTCTTTTGTTACAAAGAGGATGGGACACGGTCTGGGTTTTGGTATACATGAATTTTTTGATCAAATCGGTGCACTTTCGGGTCCAATTTTGGTAAGCCTCATTATGTTTGCTGTCGGGAGTTACCGCACAGCCTTTTTATCCTTAGGTGTGCCGGCTTTGATGGCTCTTTTTACTCTCATATACACCAAATTAATTTATGCGGACCATATATCAAAAGAGAAAGAATCGCATACAGATCATCTGAAGGCTTCTTTCTTTATTTATGTTTTTGCTTTTTCACTCGTTGCGATGGGTTATGCGGACTTTGCTCTCATAGCTTATCACATTAAGGAAAAAGCTCTGGTTGCTGACGGATGGATCCCCCTGTTTTACGCGACAGCCATGGGTATAGATGCTATCTTTGCTCTCATTTTCGGTATGCTTTTTGACAGGATAGGTTTTTATGCACTCATGATCGGTATACTTCTTGCGTCACCTTTCTCGCTTTTTGCCTTCTCCCAAAGTATTTCTCTGGTGTGGCTTGGCACGGTGCTTTGGGGTCTGGGTATGGGTATTCAGGAATCCATCATGAGGTCAGCCATAGCCAAACTTACACCGCCTGAGGCAAGAGGCAGAGCTTTTGGTATCTTCCACTTCTTTTACGGATTTTTTTGGTTTTTAGGAAGCGCCCTTCTTGGTTATCTGTATCAGGTATCTACTAACTACCTGATGGTCTTCTCAGTTTTCTGTCAGATCTTCTCTTTGGTACCCCTTTTCATACTCTCCAGAAGTATCTCCGCAAAGGGAAGATCCTCCGGATAAGTGACCTTTATATTCCAGAAAGATCCTTCTACCACACCTACTCTGTAGCCATACCTTTCCAACAGGGAAGCATCATCCGTTGCATAAAAACCTTCGTTTCTGGCTTTAAAATGGCACTCAAGAAGTACTCTTCTGATAAAAGCCTGAGGTGTCTGTGAAAGCCACACATTCGTCCTATCCAAAGTTCTCACAACCATATCGCCAGCAACCTCTTTAAGCGTGTCCCTTGAAGGTACAGCTGTTATCTTTCCGTGATAACCATCAAGCTGGGATACCTTCTTAAAGAGTTCAGCGTCTGCAAGAGGTCTTGCGCAGTCATGAACTATAACGATCTCGCCTTTGGCTTGTAGCAAACCTTCAAGCACGGAATCTTGCCTCTCCTTACCACCCTTTACCTTCTGAACACCAGCCTGCACCTTTATCCTTTCTATATCTTCTTCTGGAAGTACCAAAATAACCTCTTCAAACCTTCCTACAACCTTTTCTAAGGAGTGAAGGTAAAGGGGTTTCCCCGCAAGCTCAACAAACTGTTTCTTTCCACCAAAGCGCCTTCCTTCTCCGGCTGAAAGTAGGATGACGCTTATCATTCCTCTTTTAACTGCTCTATCCTCTCCTTTATACCCTTTTTGAAGCTCTCCTCCAGAGGGATCTCCGAAGAGAAAAAGTACTGACCGCTCTTTTCAAGAACCATAGCGATGAGCTTAAGTCCCTTCACTTCACTCTCTAAGGCTTCTCTCGTTGTTCTATCCAAGAACTTCTTTACACTCTCAGCGTTGGAAAATTCTACTTTCATATCGGTGATCTCAAGTTCATCCACATCCATGGCACCTGCCTTAGTGTATATGTTAAATACAGTATATTCTTCTTCATCCGCTTGATCTTTTATCTTAGTGAAAAGTCCTTCCACATACTCTCTCATTCGGTGCCTTACGCTCATAATAAAAATTTTATCATAAAAGGTGTAGGTGTTATAATAAAAGTTTTATGATAAACCACAATGTTTTTATTGCGCTTCTTCACTACCCTGCGCTTGACAAACATGGAAGGATAATAATTACCTCTTTTGCTACTATGGATTTACATGATATAGCCAGACCAGCAAGAGCTTATGAGATAAATACCTATTATATAGTCCAGCCAGTAGATGGTCAGCGCTCAGTAATAAAAAAACAATTAGATTACTGGCTTTCCGAGGAAGGACTAAGAACAAACCCAACGAGGAATGAGGTGGTAAAGCTCGTCAAGTTATTATACACCTTTGATGAAGTTGTAGAGGATATTATCAATACAAGGGGAAGAAGACCTATCATAATAGGAACTGATGCAAGAGACTATCCCAACAAGGTTTCTTATGATTTTTTGAGAAGCGAGATAAAAAAGAGGGATAAAGACTTCCTCATAGTTTTCGGTACAGGTTACGGTATACCTCCAGACTTAATGAAGACCTTTGACTATATACTTGAACCGGTTTACGGAGCGGGAAATTGGAATCACCTATCGGTGAGAAACGCGGTAGCGATCATTTTAGACAGACTTTTTAGCAAGAACAGGTGCTGACATGCTTTATCATCTCTCCCTATGGCTTAAAGACTACCTATTTGTTTTTAACGTATTCAAATACATAACCTTTAGGTCCCTTATGGCTGTTATCCTTGCCTTTATCATTACCCTCATCATAACTCCCATCTTTGTAAAGAAGATGAAAGCTCTTCAGAGGCTTTTCAAGGGCTATGTGAGAGAATACACACCAGAGGGTCACTTGGTTAAGAAGTATGTGCCGAGTATGGGTGGTTTTGTTATAGTGATTTCCATTATGCTCTCCTGCCTTTTACTTATGAGGCTTGATCTCGCATACTTTTGGATCATCACCTTTTGCATGGTGGGATTTGCTCTCATAGGATTTGCGGATGATTATATAAAACTCAAAAACAAAAAGGGTATATCAGCAAAGTTCAAGTTTACTGCCCAAATAATAGTTTCTTTTGCTACTGTGATGCTCATACACACACTTACAAGCGTAAACACAAAGATATACTTTCCACTTTTTAAGGAGCTTCAGATAGACCTGGGACTTTTTTACGTGCCTTTTGCAGTTTTCGTAATCGTGGCAACCTCCAACGCTGTAAATCTAACGGACGGTCTTGATGGTCTGGCTATAGGACCTGTTATGACTACTTCCGCATCCCTCGGAATAGTATCTTACGTGGTGGGTCACTTTACCCTATCTAAGTACCTGAACATACCTTACGTGCCTTACGCTGGAGACCTTACCGTGCTTTGTTTTGCGATAGCCGGTGCAGGTCTGGGTTTTCTCTGGTTTAACTCTTATCCAGCACAGCTCTTTATGGGTGATATAGGCTCTCTCTCTCTTGGTGCAACGCTCGGAGTTATAGCCCTAATATCTAAGTCGGAGCTTTTACTTCCCATAGCTGGGGGCATTTTTGTTTTTGAGACTGTAAGCGTCATACTACAAGTAGCCTATTTCAAGATCACTAAAGGGAAGAGGCTCTTTAGGATGGCACCCTTTCATCATCACTTGGAGCTTTCAGGCATACCAGAGCCTAAGATAGTGGTAAGAATGTGGATAATTTCCCTACTTCTTGGCATACTTGCCATATCCACACTCAAATTGAGGTGATTTTTCTTAACCACTCATCAAAATCTTCAGAAAAGTACCTTATCCTTTCTTTTTTAAACTCCCTTGTACTGAAAAGCAAGACGTAATCTCTAAGTGCCTTCTCCCCGCTTATGCGCTCTACTAAGCGTTGTACATCTTCCATGCTTTTGCCGTGTATCATAGCAAAGAGATTGTACTTCCAACTTTCGTTAGTTGTCCTCTCATAACAGTGAGATACTCCCTTAAAACTGGCTATGTAACTTCCTACTTCCTCTATGCTATCTTCCGGAACTTTCCATACACTCATGGCATTTGCAACAAATCCAGCTCTTCTATGGTGTAGTATAGCTGATATCCTTCTGAGTATACCTCTTTCTTTAAATTCCCTGAGCTTTGTTAAAAGCTCCTCTTCCGATATGGAGAGTTTCTTTGCATACTCAAAGAAGGGTCTTTCCGTCAGGGGTATACTTCCCTGTGTCACACTCACTATTTTCTTTTCTTCATCGCTTAGAGGTATGTAAGTATAAGTATTAACACTGAAACTTCCCCTTTCAAGTGTAGATTCGTAATCAAGTTTTACACCGATCTTAAACATCCTCACAGTTCTCAAAACCACATAATCCTGCGTCTGTGTCCTTTTCGCCATAAGTTTTACAATATCCTCAAGGCTTAAGGTATCAGGCAAAACCGCTAAGGTAAACCAGAGATTAAAGTCATGTGTCCTCTCGTAGTTGTGACTGACACCGGGACAAGAGTTGATAAAATTCGCAACTTTCTCCAGCCTTTCCTTATCAACCCTAAAAGCTACCAAAGCCGAATCGTACCCAAGCATCTTGCTATCGTATATAGGTGCTATCTGTCTTACAATACTATCCTCCATGAGCTTCTCTATAACTTTTAGAAGTTCCGTCTCTTTAAGACCAAGCTCTTTCGCAAGCACCAAGAAGGGTCTCTTGACTAAAGGAATTTCCCCTTGTATGATTTTTAAAATCTTGTCAAATTCATTTCCCATGCTATAATTATAACATTATGATATACTCAGAAACAGTAAAGTACGCACTGTTAGCTTTAGCTTATTTGGCTCTCAACAGGGACAGGCTGGTCAAAGTTGAGGAGATAGCAGAAGCTCAAAAAATACCAAAGCCATTTCTGTCTAAGATATTCCACAAACTGGCAAGGGAAAGGGTCCTTAGGTCATACAAAGGTCCAACTGGCGGTTTTGCCCTTGCGGTACCTCCGGAGCAGATAACCATAATGGACGTTATACGCTATCTTGATGAAGAATACAAACTGGATTACTGTGCTCTGAGACCAGGAAGGTGCGAAGAGTGGCAGGTATCACCTTGTAAGGTACACGAAAAGTGGACACGCCTAAGGGAAACCATACTGGATTATCTCAACAGCACTACCATAGCGGAACTTTCGGAAGTGGAAGAAAAGCACAGGCACGAAAAACCCGTGCAGTTTGAAAGATCCATCAAATAAGATACTCCAGCCTTTCCCTAAACTCTTCCTGCTTGCCTCTGTTCCATCTTTGGACTGGTCTGTAGTAGCCTACCACCCTTGAATAAACCTCCGTAGGTCTTTTACATTCTGGGCAGTAAAAATGTTCACCCCTTATGTAGCCATGCTCCTCACACACAGAAAAGGTAGGCGTTATGGTCAGGTAAGGTATGGGATAACTCTCAAAGACGGTTTTTATAAACCTTGAAACCGCGAACTCTTCTGGAGATTCCTGAAGAAAGAAGTGTATTACCGTGCCACCCGTATATAGAACCTGCAGGTCCTTTTGATGCTCAAGCACTTCAAAGGCATCGTCGGTGTAATTAACAGGCAAATGGGTGGAGTTTGTGTAGTAAGGCTCCCTTTCTCCCGCGGTTATTATATCTGGAAACTTAGCCTTATCTATCTTTGCAAGCCTGTAAGAGGTGCCTTCCGCAGGTGTTGCCTCAAGGTTGTAAAGATGCCCCGTTTCTTCTTGAAAGTCCGAAAGCCTTTCCCTCATAAACTTAAGAACCCTAATAGCAAAGTCTTTACCTTCAGGCTCTGCAATGGAAACGCCAAGGAGGTTTAGGCAGGCTTCGTTCATACCTACAAGACCTATGGTAGAAAAGAAGGTGTCAAAAGAGTCAAGATATTCCCTTGAGTAAGGCATCAGCCCTTTTCTGAGGTTCCTCTCAATTACCTTCCTCTTTATCTCAAGGCTTTCTTTGGCAAGCACCATAAGCTCATAAAGCCTTTCAAAGAACTCTTCTTCAGACTTTGACAGGTAAGCTATCCTCGGCATGTTTATAGTAACCACACCTATGGAGCCTGTCTTGTCCGCACTTCCAAAAAGCCCACCCATTCTATTCCTCA includes these proteins:
- a CDS encoding AMP-binding protein, giving the protein MELDLEKGTVIPKLREWEKTAFIYGGVNITYKELTEKIKSLAHLLDITPDERIIIICENRPEWVYTLFAVWQRGGVVVPVDFMSSLQELEYILREIEPSAIFFSDTTQNVVTKAVENLGISPQLFNFDSIAPGEKKLERFTVRSLHDTALILYTSGTTGEPKGVMLSFKNILSNIKAIEKLKIATERDITLALLPFHHSYPLMTTLLVPLYIGATVVFLEKPSSEEIIKALREHKVTILVGVPRLYQLLEKRINERISSSRLASLFFKLSGSLPRSLRKILFWKVHKNLGGHLRFLVSGGAKLPLDTARFLDRLGFTVVEGYGLTETSPIVSFNPPWRIKLGSVGVPIEEVHVKIEHDGEVLVRGVNVMQGYFKKPEETKQAFKDGWFLTGDLGYMDEEGYLYITGRKKEIIVLSGGKNVNPEEVENLLMGKSDVVKDVGVLEVNGSLHALVVPDFEKVKERGILNIKEYIKWNVIDKANRELPEWKRITGFKLTDKELPKTRLGKLRRFLLPKLYMSVEFKEEKEKVEIPYTQEWEVLSQYLFRLSGKKPTPSDHIEIDLGLDSLAKVELLSFIENAFGVRVEEEELSSHSILYQLVNFISEKKEKIQIAHVNWESILKSSLPYKLEHHPAVFKMGRLLLLLFFKLYNRLEVKNPHYLPNPPYILAPNHASYLDGFVMASALPETVAEETYFLGEEGYFKSPITSLFGKLAHVITVNLDKKLKESLQKTAWALRLGKIVVIFPEGARTRDGNLLPFKKGFAILSKELGVPVVPVAIVGTYESMSLRDRFPKPKKIKVIFGKPINPEDRTYEEIVEETKRQVEDLIKEEKR
- a CDS encoding CoA-binding protein; amino-acid sequence: MERSWKVGTVYLNDKTRIVVMGITGREASQVVAESEALYPGFVVAGVTPGKGGSEVAGVPVYNTVSEAQRRHPEINTGIVYVPPASVKDAVIELVDAGIRIIFIITEHVPIRDTVYFYHYAKERGVIIVGPTSLGCIVPRIPARIGAIGGKDPSIAYADGGLVILSKSGGLTTTTAEMFKRRGWGVYMALALGGDVISCTTFADAIQNIADDPNVKGVIIQGEVGGSYEEQAAETILRLWKEGRWNKPVAAFVAGRFQEKMEGVSFGHAGAIVERGKGKATDKIRAFSEVGKITGLVKVAEFYHDLVHCIEELGVPRDFEDTTPEGKVKPLYSTIDEETCRFKA
- a CDS encoding Lrp/AsnC family transcriptional regulator, with protein sequence MGNEFDKILKIIQGEIPLVKRPFLVLAKELGLKETELLKVIEKLMEDSIVRQIAPIYDSKMLGYDSALVAFRVDKERLEKVANFINSCPGVSHNYERTHDFNLWFTLAVLPDTLSLEDIVKLMAKRTQTQDYVVLRTVRMFKIGVKLDYESTLERGSFSVNTYTYIPLSDEEKKIVSVTQGSIPLTERPFFEYAKKLSISEEELLTKLREFKERGILRRISAILHHRRAGFVANAMSVWKVPEDSIEEVGSYIASFKGVSHCYERTTNESWKYNLFAMIHGKSMEDVQRLVERISGEKALRDYVLLFSTREFKKERIRYFSEDFDEWLRKITSI
- a CDS encoding MFS transporter, producing MEENFLKRRAYKIVFLFGLVSLFADVTYEGARGVIGPYLSLLGASAFAVSFIAGLGEFIGYALRLVFGYLADRTGFYWGITITGYAINLLAVPLLAVVPDWYWASFLLLLERAGKSIRAPSRDALLSFVTKRMGHGLGFGIHEFFDQIGALSGPILVSLIMFAVGSYRTAFLSLGVPALMALFTLIYTKLIYADHISKEKESHTDHLKASFFIYVFAFSLVAMGYADFALIAYHIKEKALVADGWIPLFYATAMGIDAIFALIFGMLFDRIGFYALMIGILLASPFSLFAFSQSISLVWLGTVLWGLGMGIQESIMRSAIAKLTPPEARGRAFGIFHFFYGFFWFLGSALLGYLYQVSTNYLMVFSVFCQIFSLVPLFILSRSISAKGRSSG
- a CDS encoding RNA methyltransferase, whose translation is MINHNVFIALLHYPALDKHGRIIITSFATMDLHDIARPARAYEINTYYIVQPVDGQRSVIKKQLDYWLSEEGLRTNPTRNEVVKLVKLLYTFDEVVEDIINTRGRRPIIIGTDARDYPNKVSYDFLRSEIKKRDKDFLIVFGTGYGIPPDLMKTFDYILEPVYGAGNWNHLSVRNAVAIILDRLFSKNRC
- a CDS encoding thioesterase family protein, whose translation is MRHTYVRRVHFYETDAQGIVHHSNYFRYFEEARGELLRSLGLPYSALRKEGYEVVLLEASCEFKKPLLYDEEVHIEVSLSHMDKFTFSFDYKVSAEGKLRALGHTRHCILKNSKIISLPVKIKERLIRRE
- a CDS encoding Rrf2 family transcriptional regulator, whose amino-acid sequence is MIYSETVKYALLALAYLALNRDRLVKVEEIAEAQKIPKPFLSKIFHKLARERVLRSYKGPTGGFALAVPPEQITIMDVIRYLDEEYKLDYCALRPGRCEEWQVSPCKVHEKWTRLRETILDYLNSTTIAELSEVEEKHRHEKPVQFERSIK
- the mraY gene encoding phospho-N-acetylmuramoyl-pentapeptide-transferase — encoded protein: MLYHLSLWLKDYLFVFNVFKYITFRSLMAVILAFIITLIITPIFVKKMKALQRLFKGYVREYTPEGHLVKKYVPSMGGFVIVISIMLSCLLLMRLDLAYFWIITFCMVGFALIGFADDYIKLKNKKGISAKFKFTAQIIVSFATVMLIHTLTSVNTKIYFPLFKELQIDLGLFYVPFAVFVIVATSNAVNLTDGLDGLAIGPVMTTSASLGIVSYVVGHFTLSKYLNIPYVPYAGDLTVLCFAIAGAGLGFLWFNSYPAQLFMGDIGSLSLGATLGVIALISKSELLLPIAGGIFVFETVSVILQVAYFKITKGKRLFRMAPFHHHLELSGIPEPKIVVRMWIISLLLGILAISTLKLR
- the ispD gene encoding 2-C-methyl-D-erythritol 4-phosphate cytidylyltransferase, whose amino-acid sequence is MISVILLSAGEGRRFGGKKQFVELAGKPLYLHSLEKVVGRFEEVILVLPEEDIERIKVQAGVQKVKGGKERQDSVLEGLLQAKGEIVIVHDCARPLADAELFKKVSQLDGYHGKITAVPSRDTLKEVAGDMVVRTLDRTNVWLSQTPQAFIRRVLLECHFKARNEGFYATDDASLLERYGYRVGVVEGSFWNIKVTYPEDLPFAEILLESMKRGTKEKI